In a genomic window of Bordetella petrii:
- a CDS encoding ArsR/SmtB family transcription factor: MTYQPGFAATAFLLADHARAAMLAALLDGRALPAGELARAGGVTAQTASAHLAKMLEGGLLDVETEGRHRYYRLAGAHIAHMLESLSVIQPEAARPPALSPQAREFRFCRRCYDHLAGQLGVAVTQALQARGYLLAAPDKQFDITESGADWFAGIGLNVDALTPTRRGLARQCLDCTERRHHLAGPLGVALLALMCEKEWLRRDARSRAIRVTPHGWAWLDAQLGIKAPSLPLAA, encoded by the coding sequence ATGACATACCAGCCCGGCTTTGCCGCCACCGCCTTCTTGCTGGCCGACCATGCGCGCGCCGCCATGCTGGCGGCGCTGCTCGATGGCCGCGCGTTGCCCGCCGGCGAGCTGGCGCGCGCCGGGGGCGTGACGGCGCAGACGGCCAGCGCCCATTTGGCCAAGATGCTGGAGGGCGGCCTGCTCGACGTGGAAACGGAAGGGCGGCATCGCTATTACCGGCTGGCCGGCGCGCATATCGCCCACATGCTGGAAAGCCTGTCGGTCATCCAGCCCGAGGCCGCGCGCCCGCCGGCGCTCAGCCCGCAGGCGCGCGAATTCCGCTTCTGCCGGCGCTGCTACGACCATCTGGCGGGACAATTGGGGGTGGCGGTCACCCAGGCGCTGCAAGCGCGTGGCTACCTGCTGGCCGCGCCTGACAAACAGTTCGACATCACCGAGTCGGGCGCGGACTGGTTTGCCGGCATCGGACTCAACGTGGACGCGCTGACGCCTACCCGGCGCGGGCTGGCGCGCCAGTGCCTGGACTGCACCGAGCGGCGCCATCATCTGGCTGGTCCGCTCGGCGTGGCCCTGCTGGCCCTGATGTGCGAGAAGGAATGGCTGCGCAGGGATGCCCGCTCGCGCGCCATTCGCGTCACGCCGCACGGCTGGGCGTGGCTGGACGCGCAACTGGGCATCAAGGCGCCGTCGCTGCCGCTGGCGGCCTGA
- a CDS encoding MFS transporter has product MTEQTLAARLAPAASRRQRQALAALCLAVLVAQVDTAAVNLATRAVGLHFHAGVQALQWVIDSYNLAYAALLLTGGLLADLWGRRRVFLLGAGLFCAASLGCALAPSVAALVAARVGAGVGAALLIPASLALIRVGWPDPAARARVLGIWAACNGLALAVGPTLGGILMQHYGWPGIFLAAIPLGVAAMALAWRAIPESSDPRGRRWDAGAQAMAAVALAALALAAIESHTTPWLAVVAATVAAMAVAGFIRIERRAEAAALVPLSLFRSARFCGALAATSAMTFGMYGALFLLPLAWQDSGRFDAVQAGLALMPMALVFVLISPWSGLLCGRLGRRAMTAGGVAIIGAGLWLIALGAASAALAPALAGLAATGLGMGLATGPLMDTAVSSVPAARAGTASALVNVARMVGATLGVALSGSLYTLAGSGMPGLRLAMLAGGAVQLAAAAAAWRMRRGNPG; this is encoded by the coding sequence ATGACAGAACAAACCCTGGCCGCGCGCCTGGCGCCCGCGGCCTCGCGCCGCCAGAGGCAGGCGCTGGCCGCGTTGTGCCTGGCGGTGCTGGTGGCGCAGGTCGACACGGCGGCCGTCAACCTGGCCACGCGCGCAGTCGGCCTGCACTTTCACGCCGGCGTGCAGGCATTGCAGTGGGTCATCGACAGCTACAACCTAGCCTATGCCGCGCTGCTGCTCACCGGCGGCCTGCTGGCAGACCTGTGGGGCCGGCGCCGTGTCTTCCTGCTGGGCGCGGGTCTCTTCTGCGCAGCATCGCTAGGCTGCGCGCTGGCGCCTTCCGTGGCGGCGCTGGTGGCCGCGCGCGTCGGCGCCGGCGTGGGCGCCGCGTTGTTGATCCCCGCCTCGCTGGCGTTGATTCGCGTCGGCTGGCCCGATCCCGCCGCGCGCGCCCGCGTGCTGGGCATCTGGGCCGCCTGCAATGGCCTGGCCCTGGCCGTCGGCCCCACTCTGGGCGGCATCCTGATGCAGCACTACGGATGGCCCGGCATCTTCCTCGCGGCGATCCCGCTGGGCGTGGCCGCCATGGCGCTAGCCTGGCGCGCCATACCCGAATCGTCCGATCCGCGTGGGCGCCGCTGGGACGCCGGCGCCCAGGCGATGGCGGCCGTGGCGCTGGCTGCGCTGGCCCTGGCGGCAATCGAGTCGCACACCACGCCCTGGCTGGCCGTGGTCGCGGCAACCGTAGCGGCCATGGCCGTCGCCGGTTTCATCCGCATCGAGCGGCGCGCCGAGGCGGCGGCGCTGGTGCCGCTGTCATTGTTCCGGTCCGCCAGGTTTTGCGGCGCGCTGGCCGCTACGTCCGCGATGACGTTCGGGATGTACGGCGCGCTGTTCCTGCTGCCGCTGGCATGGCAGGACAGCGGGCGCTTTGACGCCGTGCAGGCGGGCCTGGCCTTGATGCCAATGGCGCTGGTGTTCGTGCTGATCTCGCCCTGGTCCGGCCTGCTCTGCGGCCGCCTGGGCCGCCGCGCCATGACGGCCGGCGGCGTGGCGATCATTGGCGCGGGCCTGTGGCTGATCGCCCTGGGCGCGGCTTCGGCCGCGCTGGCGCCCGCCCTGGCGGGCCTGGCGGCAACCGGCCTGGGCATGGGGCTGGCGACCGGGCCGCTGATGGACACCGCGGTAAGCAGCGTGCCGGCCGCCCGCGCCGGCACGGCCAGCGCATTGGTCAACGTGGCGCGCATGGTGGGTGCCACGCTTGGGGTGGCGCTGTCCGGCTCGCTCTACACCCTGGCGGGCAGCGGCATGCCCGGATTGCGGCTGGCCATGCTGGCCGGCGGCGCCGTGCAATTGGCCGCAGCCGCGGCCGCCTGGCGGATGAGGCGCGGAAATCCGGGTTAA